One window from the genome of bacterium encodes:
- a CDS encoding efflux RND transporter periplasmic adaptor subunit: protein MDRFGFFSNIRAFFLRVARGLRALWTRFRSLKLWQQGAIVLAIVVLIFAGLRLTHGDAPASASDSVRTVTLASVAELSGGGDSRSIIGSVRSVTEADVLSQAGGTIRAVHTSVGASVPAGFVIAEIENASERASVLSAEGAYDAAVAGRSITALQAGNSATSFEEAKTSARDTYRSAYTTVDTVLTTKVDLFFGAPSAYGPRLLINSMDLQALSRRRATIDDMAGLWKTHLAAADNTDPEALLSETDRVTGTLSEFLADLASAANERDSGATADQLAALASARANVDGLRAALSAARDAYRAKATAAQVGAEQSVSTGAQTASADAGVKQALGALRLAQANLEKTIIRAPIGGTVNFLPVRVGDYVTALTHVATVAQNGALEIVAYVSEDDRASLAVGNSVTVEDSYTGTVTSISPALDPVTKQIEVHVGVTGGAKLVNGQSVRIGFPALAKPSLESAKTLSLPLAAVKLRTDSRVVFGVGEDGRLIAHQVEIGAVAGDRIEITTPLPADLRIVTDARGLSEGEKVNVAVTGAP, encoded by the coding sequence ATGGATAGATTCGGCTTCTTCTCGAATATTCGAGCTTTCTTTTTGCGCGTCGCGCGCGGCCTTCGCGCGCTCTGGACGCGCTTCCGCTCCCTCAAGCTCTGGCAGCAGGGGGCGATCGTCCTTGCGATAGTAGTGCTGATATTCGCGGGGCTTAGGCTCACGCACGGGGATGCGCCCGCAAGCGCATCCGACTCAGTCCGCACCGTGACGCTCGCGTCAGTCGCGGAACTTTCGGGCGGCGGAGACTCGAGAAGCATTATCGGCAGCGTGCGCTCGGTCACCGAAGCCGACGTGCTTTCGCAGGCCGGAGGCACGATACGGGCGGTGCACACGTCGGTCGGCGCGTCCGTTCCGGCGGGCTTCGTGATCGCCGAGATCGAAAACGCGAGCGAACGCGCAAGCGTTCTTTCGGCGGAAGGCGCGTATGACGCGGCGGTCGCCGGACGCTCCATCACCGCGCTCCAGGCCGGAAACTCAGCCACCTCGTTTGAGGAAGCGAAGACGAGCGCGCGCGATACCTATCGGAGCGCCTATACCACGGTCGACACCGTCCTTACGACCAAGGTAGACCTGTTCTTCGGCGCCCCAAGCGCCTATGGTCCGCGCCTTTTGATCAACAGCATGGATTTGCAGGCTCTCTCCCGCAGGCGCGCCACCATCGACGACATGGCGGGGCTATGGAAAACGCACCTCGCGGCGGCGGACAATACCGATCCCGAAGCGCTCCTTTCGGAAACGGACCGGGTGACCGGGACGCTGTCGGAATTCCTCGCGGATCTTGCGAGTGCCGCAAACGAGCGCGACTCGGGCGCGACCGCAGATCAGCTCGCGGCGCTCGCTTCCGCGCGCGCGAACGTCGACGGGCTGCGCGCGGCGCTTTCCGCCGCGCGCGACGCATACCGCGCGAAAGCGACGGCGGCCCAGGTCGGCGCCGAACAGTCGGTCTCGACCGGCGCGCAGACCGCGAGTGCCGACGCGGGCGTGAAGCAGGCGCTCGGGGCGCTCCGGCTCGCGCAGGCGAATCTCGAGAAGACGATCATCCGCGCTCCGATAGGCGGAACCGTAAACTTCCTGCCGGTGCGGGTCGGCGACTACGTCACCGCCCTCACCCACGTCGCGACCGTGGCACAAAACGGTGCGCTCGAGATCGTCGCCTATGTCTCGGAAGACGACCGCGCGTCGCTTGCGGTCGGCAACTCCGTGACCGTCGAAGATTCCTATACGGGAACCGTCACTTCGATCTCCCCCGCCCTTGATCCCGTGACCAAGCAGATCGAGGTGCATGTCGGCGTCACGGGCGGCGCGAAGCTCGTGAACGGCCAGTCGGTCCGCATCGGCTTCCCCGCGCTTGCAAAGCCCTCTCTAGAGAGCGCGAAGACCCTGTCGCTTCCGCTTGCGGCCGTGAAGCTGCGCACCGATTCCCGCGTCGTCTTCGGCGTCGGCGAAGACGGGCGGCTCATCGCGCACCAGGTCGAAATAGGCGCGGTTGCGGGAGACCGCATCGAGATAACGACGCCGCTTCCCGCGGATCTCAGGATCGTCACCGACGCGCGCGGGCTCTCCGAAGGCGAGAAGGTGAACGTCGCTGTAACCGGCGCGCCCTAA
- a CDS encoding efflux RND transporter permease subunit: MTGFWKFFLDKRQFTLLLIFVLILGGIYAAVRIPKESAPEVQIPVGIVTTILPGASAEDTERLVTNKIEDSVLGIERVSKVTSTSGAGLSSVTVEFDASADIDKSIQLLKDAVDKAKPDLPAEVEDPSVTDVNFADQPILIASVSGDLAPAELTTLGETLKDELSRVSGVSRVALSGTRAREVQVVVEQAKLRQYGLSLSDVTNAIRASGIASPIGSITVRGVEYSVRLEAGITDTSAVEGVAFSGPGGTPLHVRDVARVVDGLENPSTFSRVSSAGSPSAPALTVSVFKSRGGNILATGSAVKEKLAALESSTLSGTKTVITYDAAHDVQKDLTELTRTGIETVILVMLMLFATLGWRESLVAAVSIPLSFLISFIGMAAAGNTINFVSLFALILAIGILVDSGIVVVEAIHTRLIKSGSRMQAAVAAIREYAWPLIAGTMTTVAVFIPLFFLSGVTGKFIASIPFTVIFVLLASIFVALGIVPLLATFLVKPELSPLEAAQERYNEAAKRWYEGFLRRILGNRKYENRFIAAMIGLFIVALLLPMFGAVKVIFFPGSDSDLVYLSVELPQGSELAATDLSVREVEEILYKDPNIASFVTEVGSGSYFAGGGSGAKLANISINLKTPRDKSSDEILEDLRKELAPVTSAKVTVSSPEGGPPTGTPVVITFSGNDLAALTTATEAAERVLADIPGATNVTTSTKDDSAEFILSLDTAKAAELGVSPAVVADTLRTALYGAKATEIRTGKDDIEVRTLLNLNPSYKDPSETTHVTIDAVRGLSVPGAKGPVLLSTIASVDFAAAHAAIRHEDGTRVTTLGSELRASATAADVSTEFEKRMQGVDLPAGVTMKIGGENEDVDQSFAEMFIALLAGVALMLAILVLEFNSFRHALYLLSVIPLSLIGVLGGLALTGSPLSFPSLLGVIALAGVIINHAIILMDSVARIGRESPEHSLQEVVIEAASSRFRPIILTTVVTVVGMIPLSFASALWGPLAFAIMFGLSFSMILTLVLIPVLYHRWPGREVRERYAARG; this comes from the coding sequence ATGACGGGATTCTGGAAATTCTTCCTGGATAAGCGGCAGTTCACGCTGCTCCTCATTTTCGTACTCATACTCGGCGGCATCTATGCCGCCGTCCGCATTCCGAAGGAATCGGCGCCGGAGGTCCAGATACCGGTCGGCATCGTGACTACCATTCTTCCCGGGGCCTCCGCCGAGGATACCGAACGGCTCGTGACCAACAAGATCGAGGACAGCGTGCTTGGCATCGAGCGCGTCTCCAAGGTCACTTCGACCTCGGGCGCCGGGCTCTCCTCGGTCACGGTCGAGTTCGACGCCTCCGCCGATATCGACAAGTCCATCCAGCTCCTCAAGGACGCGGTCGACAAGGCGAAGCCCGATCTTCCGGCCGAAGTCGAGGATCCGAGCGTCACGGACGTGAATTTCGCCGACCAGCCGATCCTGATCGCATCCGTCTCGGGCGACCTCGCGCCTGCCGAACTCACGACCCTTGGCGAGACGCTCAAGGACGAGCTTTCCCGCGTCTCCGGAGTTTCCCGCGTCGCGCTTTCGGGTACCAGGGCGCGCGAGGTGCAGGTCGTGGTCGAGCAGGCGAAGCTCCGGCAGTACGGCCTTTCGCTCTCCGATGTCACAAACGCGATCCGGGCGTCCGGCATCGCTTCCCCGATCGGCTCGATCACGGTGCGGGGCGTCGAATACTCGGTGCGTCTTGAGGCCGGCATCACGGACACATCGGCGGTCGAGGGCGTCGCGTTTTCCGGTCCCGGCGGGACGCCGCTTCACGTGCGCGATGTCGCCCGCGTCGTCGATGGGCTCGAGAACCCCTCGACCTTTTCCCGCGTCTCAAGCGCCGGGAGTCCTTCCGCGCCCGCGCTCACCGTTTCCGTCTTCAAGAGCCGCGGCGGCAATATTCTCGCGACCGGAAGCGCGGTGAAGGAGAAGCTCGCGGCGCTTGAGTCCTCGACGCTCTCAGGCACCAAGACCGTGATCACGTACGACGCGGCGCACGACGTGCAGAAGGACCTTACCGAACTCACGCGTACCGGCATCGAGACCGTGATCCTCGTCATGCTCATGCTCTTCGCGACGCTCGGGTGGCGGGAATCCCTGGTTGCCGCCGTCTCGATCCCGCTTTCTTTCCTCATTTCCTTCATCGGCATGGCGGCGGCCGGAAACACGATCAACTTCGTCTCCCTCTTCGCGCTTATCCTCGCGATCGGCATTCTGGTCGACTCCGGCATCGTCGTCGTCGAGGCTATCCATACGCGTCTCATCAAGTCCGGAAGCCGCATGCAGGCGGCGGTCGCGGCGATCCGCGAGTATGCGTGGCCCCTTATCGCAGGCACCATGACCACGGTCGCCGTGTTCATCCCCCTCTTCTTCCTCTCCGGCGTCACGGGCAAGTTCATCGCGTCGATCCCTTTCACGGTTATCTTCGTCCTTCTCGCGAGCATCTTCGTCGCGCTTGGCATCGTGCCCCTTCTCGCGACATTCCTCGTGAAGCCGGAGCTGTCGCCCCTGGAGGCGGCGCAGGAGCGCTATAACGAGGCGGCAAAGCGCTGGTACGAAGGGTTTCTCCGCCGGATTCTCGGGAACCGCAAGTACGAGAACCGCTTCATCGCGGCCATGATCGGCCTCTTTATTGTCGCGCTTCTCCTTCCGATGTTCGGAGCGGTGAAGGTCATCTTCTTCCCCGGAAGCGACTCGGATCTCGTCTATCTCTCGGTCGAGCTGCCGCAGGGAAGCGAGCTCGCCGCGACCGACCTCTCGGTTCGCGAAGTGGAGGAGATCCTCTACAAGGACCCGAACATCGCGTCGTTCGTGACCGAGGTCGGGTCGGGCTCCTATTTCGCGGGCGGCGGGTCGGGCGCGAAGCTCGCGAACATTTCCATAAATCTCAAGACCCCGCGGGATAAGTCGAGCGACGAGATACTCGAGGATCTCCGGAAGGAGCTCGCGCCGGTCACCTCCGCCAAGGTCACCGTCTCAAGCCCCGAAGGCGGGCCGCCGACCGGAACTCCGGTCGTGATCACCTTCTCCGGGAACGACCTTGCCGCGCTTACGACCGCGACCGAAGCGGCGGAGCGCGTGCTCGCGGATATTCCGGGCGCGACCAATGTGACGACGAGCACCAAAGACGACAGCGCCGAGTTCATCCTCTCGCTCGACACGGCGAAGGCCGCCGAGCTTGGCGTCTCTCCCGCGGTCGTTGCCGATACCCTCCGCACCGCCCTCTACGGCGCGAAAGCGACCGAAATCCGTACCGGAAAGGACGATATCGAGGTGCGCACGCTCCTTAACCTCAACCCTTCCTATAAAGACCCGAGTGAGACCACGCACGTCACCATCGACGCGGTGCGGGGGCTTTCCGTACCGGGTGCCAAAGGTCCCGTGCTCCTCTCGACTATCGCTTCGGTCGATTTCGCGGCCGCGCACGCGGCCATACGGCATGAGGACGGCACGCGCGTGACGACGCTCGGGAGCGAGCTTCGCGCAAGTGCGACCGCCGCCGACGTGTCGACCGAATTCGAGAAGCGCATGCAGGGCGTCGACCTTCCAGCGGGCGTCACGATGAAGATCGGCGGCGAGAACGAGGATGTCGACCAGTCGTTCGCCGAGATGTTCATCGCGCTTCTCGCGGGCGTGGCGCTCATGCTCGCCATCCTCGTCCTCGAGTTCAATTCGTTCCGCCACGCGCTCTATCTCCTTTCCGTCATCCCGCTCTCGCTCATCGGCGTACTCGGAGGCCTCGCGCTCACCGGCTCCCCGCTTTCCTTCCCTTCCCTTCTCGGCGTTATCGCGCTTGCGGGCGTGATCATAAACCACGCCATCATTCTCATGGACTCGGTCGCCCGCATCGGACGGGAAAGCCCCGAGCATTCGCTCCAGGAGGTCGTCATCGAAGCCGCGTCCTCGCGCTTCCGCCCCATTATCCTCACGACCGTCGTGACCGTGGTCGGCATGATCCCGCTCTCCTTCGCCTCCGCGCTTTGGGGGCCGCTCGCCTTCGCGATCATGTTCGGACTTTCCTTCTCCATGATCCTCACGCTCGTCCTCATCCCCGTCCTCTATCACCGCTGGCCAGGGAGAGAGGTACGCGAGCGGTACGCCGCCCGGGGTTAG
- a CDS encoding NYN domain-containing protein: MRSIAFIDASNLFYGGEKSLGWKIDYEKLLAYLKEKYGVIQAHYFGGVELHNFPYDYLAAETVPITALENYLIGLLKDGADILDDANIVLINRHLKRVRFYRKLEEFGYTLFLKPVKSYEQEDGSTRRKANCDVDMTFRLMKEEESLDRALILSGDGDFLPVLKHLKERGKEVLVLSRGPRTAKELKQFAGSNFRDFEYLRERLRMR; encoded by the coding sequence ATGCGAAGCATTGCATTCATTGATGCCTCGAACCTCTTCTATGGAGGAGAGAAGAGCTTGGGGTGGAAAATAGACTATGAAAAGCTCCTGGCCTATCTGAAAGAGAAGTACGGAGTCATTCAAGCGCACTATTTCGGCGGCGTCGAACTGCATAACTTTCCTTATGATTATCTGGCTGCCGAGACCGTTCCGATAACGGCGCTGGAGAACTATCTCATCGGTTTGCTCAAAGACGGAGCGGATATATTAGATGATGCCAATATTGTCCTGATCAATCGACATCTCAAGCGCGTGCGGTTCTATCGGAAACTCGAAGAATTCGGCTATACGCTCTTCCTCAAGCCAGTGAAGTCATACGAACAGGAAGACGGCAGCACGCGCCGTAAAGCCAACTGCGATGTGGACATGACATTCCGTCTCATGAAGGAAGAAGAATCTCTGGATCGCGCGCTAATTCTTTCCGGTGACGGTGATTTCCTGCCGGTCTTGAAGCATCTTAAGGAGCGAGGGAAAGAAGTGCTGGTGCTTTCCCGCGGGCCCCGCACGGCAAAAGAACTCAAACAATTTGCCGGAAGTAACTTTCGCGACTTCGAATATCTGCGGGAGCGTTTGCGAATGAGATAA
- a CDS encoding phage holin family protein produces the protein MLLLIHWLISGLAIIVAAFLLPGVAVAGFGTALIVAVVLGLLNIFLKPILTLLTLPVNILTLGLFSLVINAVIILLVSMVVPGFRVDGILAALLFSIVLCAVNLAFVLF, from the coding sequence ATGCTTCTACTCATCCACTGGCTCATTTCGGGCCTTGCCATTATCGTCGCCGCGTTCCTTCTTCCGGGAGTCGCGGTAGCGGGGTTCGGAACCGCGCTTATCGTCGCGGTCGTGCTCGGGCTTCTGAACATATTTCTCAAGCCCATCCTCACCCTCCTTACGCTTCCGGTGAACATCCTTACGCTCGGGCTCTTCTCCCTTGTCATAAACGCGGTCATCATACTTCTCGTCTCCATGGTGGTGCCGGGATTCAGGGTGGACGGGATTCTTGCGGCGCTCCTCTTCAGCATCGTCTTGTGCGCGGTCAATCTCGCATTTGTCCTGTTCTAG
- a CDS encoding NUDIX domain-containing protein, producing the protein MPSPRPRVVLVTRAFVKRHDGRLLAIRRSANESHHAGLWECPGGKLDQGQDIAHAQEREVIEETGYFVTPVELQCFADSYVIGDGAYKGLPYVVLFSVCRLVGGIKKLSDEHSALKWVSYRDFLDLNLTPEVRKAAIGLAKRLR; encoded by the coding sequence GGTCCTCGTCACCCGCGCTTTCGTAAAGCGCCATGACGGAAGACTGCTCGCCATACGACGATCGGCCAACGAGAGCCATCACGCTGGCCTCTGGGAATGTCCGGGTGGCAAACTCGATCAAGGCCAAGACATCGCTCATGCGCAGGAACGCGAGGTAATCGAAGAGACGGGGTATTTCGTTACCCCCGTCGAGCTTCAATGCTTCGCAGACAGCTACGTTATCGGCGACGGCGCGTACAAGGGTCTGCCGTATGTTGTGTTGTTTAGCGTGTGCCGACTCGTCGGCGGAATAAAAAAGCTCAGCGATGAGCATTCGGCGTTAAAATGGGTGTCGTATCGAGACTTCCTCGATCTCAATTTGACGCCGGAAGTTCGCAAGGCTGCAATCGGCCTGGCGAAGCGCCTGCGCTGA